The genomic region GTGCCGGTCTTGGTCGCCGCGAACGACGCCGAGGTGGTGACGAACTGGGCGGTGGCCAGCGCGGTGGCGGTGGCCGCGGCACCGGCGACGAAGGTCCGCCGGGTGACGCCGCGACCGTCCTGCTGGGCCTCCTCCAGATCCTCCAGGGTCCGGTAGCGGTCGGCCTCGGCGGCCTGCTCGGCGGCGACGATGTCGGCCTCCGCGCGCAGCAGGGCCTCGGTCGGGTTGTCGGCCAGCCGCGACAGGTCGGGGCATTCGGGGTGCAGGGGGAAAGAGTTGTACACAGTCTTCTCCATCGGGTGCCTCACCGGAGGTGGTGCTGGGGGGACGCGAGGATCGCCCGCGCGACGGCGGTGATGGCCCCGTTGAACGTGGCATCGACCTTGGTGGTCGCCGAGACGCCGGCGACGCCGAGGATCAGGTTCTTCTCCCGGGCGGTGAGCTTCTGGTGGATCAGCCGCTGGGCGAGCGCGTCCACGTACGCCCCGGCGGTGGCCGGCGGCTTGGCGACAAGCTTCTCCGGCGCCGTGTACGTGAAGGAGGTGCGGTAGCCGGCCACGATCTCGCCAGCCTCGTTCCAGCCGTTGACCATGGTGCCGGCCGAGGTCCACGCGACGTAGACGTCGGGGTAGCCGTCCGGGGTGGGCTGACCCATCGGGTACTGGCCCAGCTCGCGCAGCTTGTCGTGGATCTGCCGCAGGCCCTTCGCGAACGGGGTGCGCTTGTTGTCGCCGTTGTCGTTCTTCGCCGACGCCTCCGGCGAGACGCCCAGGATGCGGTACGTGGCGACCAGGTACTCCATCGGCCGGCGCACCTTCTGGCCCACCGCCGCCCAGAACTCCGACGAGCTGAACAGCGCCATCAGCACCGGCTTGATCATGCCGTTGTTGCTGGTGTACGCCTTGGCCAGCCGGTCCACGAGGGACTTCGGCGGGGTGTCCGAGACGAAGCGGGTCGCGAGGCTCTGCGCCACGTACTTCGCGGTCGAGGGGTGCAGCGCGATGTAGGTGATGTACTTGTCGATCGCCGCGTCCACGGCGGCGACCTCCTTGGCCGTCGGGTTGTTGACGTCCTTGATGCTGAACGTGTTGGCGTGGGTGAAGCCGAGGATCTTCACCTTGCCCATGTAGTGCTGGTTGACGCGCAGGACGTACTGGCCCTTGTCGTCGACGCCGCGGCCGGTCTGGAGCATGGCGGCCTGCCGGACGTCGCCCTCCTTGTAGCCGCCGTCGACGCCCACCGAGTACAGCTCCAGGTTCTCCCGGGCGAGGTTCTCGTTGATGGCGTCCTTGCGGGAGTCCTTCTGGTTCAGGTAGATCAGCAGCGCGGGGTGCTTGTTCGCCGCGACAAGCATCTCGGGGTAACTGCCCAGCGCGTGCTTGCGGACCACGTCCTTGTCGAACGAGGTGCGGTACACCTCGCCGCCGTCGAAGTCGGCGGCGACGTGCAGGAAGTCGTTCCAGAAGTCGACCATGACCTCGAACAGCTGGCGCTTCGACCAGATCTGCCGGGCCAGGGTGGCGTCGACCACCTCACGCTCCGGCTGGGCCCCCTGCTCGTTGAGCTTGTCCCGCTGGTCGCGCAACTGCTGCACGGAGAGCGTCTGGGTGGGCAGCTCGGCGAGCTTCAGCTCGGCCTTGCTCGGCTCGATCTTGTCCGGGTCGAGCTGCCCGCGGATCCAGGCGTCGATGCCCTGCTTCTTGATGTCGGCGACCACGGCTGGCGTCGCGCCGAGAGTGGCCCGCCGGGCCAGGTGCAGGATCGGGTCCTTGGCGAGCACCGTCTTGACTGTCACCGTGGTCGCCGCGGCGGCCGCGGCCGGGCCGGAGAAGGTCCGGCCACCGCTGGGCGCGTTCTTCTTCAGCGCCTCGCCGGCCCGGGAGCCCATGTAGCTCTCGTTCTGCTCGGTGTAGGTGCGCACCGTGCTCGGCTGCTGGCCGCTGGGGCGCGCCAGGGTGCCGTCGGTGACGGCGCTGCCCGTCGCGTCGCCCGCTGCCGCCTCGTCACCGAAGAGGCTGCGGAACTGCGGGGTCATGGCGAGCGCCGCGCCACCGGCCACGACTGCGGCGGTGCCACCGAGCGCGACGATGGCCTTGCGCCGGCCGACCTTGCGGCCCGGCTCGTCGTCATCGTCCAGGGTGGGCAGTCCGGCGCCGGCCGGACGCGCCGGTGCCGGGCGGCCCAGACCCTCCGGGCCGACCCACTGCGGCCCACGGGGGGCGGGGGCGGGCTGTCCGGCGTGCGCGTACCCGTCGCCGTACTGCTCGCGCGGGTCGCCCTGGGCCGGGTAGCCGCCCTGGTAGGGGTGGGGCGAGTCGTATCCGTACGACGCGGTGGGGTCGCCGTAGCTGTCCGAGGTGTGGTGCTGGCGTCCGTCCCAGCCGCGGTCGTCCCGCGGTCGACGTGGTGGCACATTCTGGTCGGCCATGTACCAATCCCGATTTCTGATGAGCGCCGGAAGCTGCGACCGAGCGGGTGCGGCAGGTGCGGCGACTGTTGCCTGAGGGGGTTGCTACGGCAAGGTAACCAAGCGCTCAGGTGCCTTCAAGGTGGGCCGAACGCGCCGGTGAGGGCACTTAAGACAGCCCTCACCACCGCGTTCGTGGCAGGCCGGCCACCCGGGCGGCGCTCCGACCTTCCCAGCAGGGCGGACGCGCGGCAGCCGGGTACGGATCGGACCACGCCGCCGTACGCGACACGTTCCGCGTCGTTCACCACCACAGGCAAACTTAAGGTTTGGCTAAGCCGGACGTGAAGTCTCCTCACGCTGGGAAAAGTAGGAGGAGCGGGCGAGCGTGAGCCGCCGCCGCAGCGGGTATGCCGCCGAACCGCTGAACGCGTGAGGGGAAGGCAGCGCCATGCTCAGCAAAGAGGATCAGCGCAGGTTCGACCAGATCACCCGTCAGCTCCGGGAAAGTGACCCGGCCTTCTTCGCCCGGCTGGACCACCGGGCGCGAGCCCGCAGGGGCCGCTACCTGATGTTGTTGACCATCGTGCTGTGGGCGTCGCTCCCGGCGATGGCCGTGTTCGCCGGCCGGCTGGCCGGGGCGATCTGCGCGGTGGTGCTGGTGGCCAACGCGGCGATCATGTGGCGGTTCCGCCGTCGCTGGACGTGACAGCTCACCCCGGGCCGAAAGCCCGGTACGCGCGACGCAGCCGTTCCAGCAGGCCCGGCCCACCGATGGCCGGCGCCGGCGGGCCGAGTTGGCGCAGCAGGAGATCCGGGCCGGTCGCCAGTCGCGGCGGCCGGTCGGGCAGCGGCACCGGCGCCGCCCAGAAGCGGTCCACCGCCTCCGCGAGAGGGGTGGCCGCCAGCCCGGCGAGCGCCCGGGCCGCACCGACCGGCGGCAGTACGTCCACAGTGTCCACAACCGACGGCAGCGCGTCCGGTACGGATGGTTCGGGAGGCGACGCCGTGCCGGTGGCCTCGGCCCGGCGGGCGCGCAGCCGGTCGAGCAGGTCCGCGCGCGAGCGGCCACGCCAGTGCAGCAGCTCGAACGGGTCCGCGTCGAACGCCTCGGCGAGCAGATAGAACGTGGCCGCGAGGTGCTTGCACGGCACCGCGAAGTCGGGGCAGTTGCAGCGCTGGGTCAGCTCGCCCACGGCGGCCGGGAACAGCGGGGCGCCCGCCGCCACGAACAGCTCCTCCAACTCGTCGGGCAGGTCCCCGGCGAGCAGGCGGGCGCTGAAGAACGCCTGCCCGGCCAACTCGTCCTCGATCCGGGTCCAGAGCGCGGCCGGGAACGCCGCCAGCGCGATGGAGACCTCGTACGGCCGGGGCCGGGAGCCCTGCACCTGGGCGGTGACCCGGCCCGGCGCGATGTCGAGCCGGAGTACCTGACCCGCCCGCGCGTACGACCGGCCCCGGGTCAGCCGGGTGCCGAGCGCGAACGACTCCAGCACCTCCAGGAAGCGCCGGGACCACCAGGACCGCCCGATCGCGCCCCGGGCGCTGCGTGCCCGCAGCCCACCGTCGACCTTGCGGGGACGGCCGTAGTCGGCGAAACGGTCGGTGCTCATCACTCCACCACAGCCCCGGCCTCCAGGGCGAACAGGTCCCGCAACTGACCCGTGGACAGCTCGGTGATCCACTGTTCGCCCGTGCCCACCACCCGCTCGGCGAGGGCGCGCTTGTCGGCGATCATCGCCGCGACCTTCTCCTCCACGGTGCCGGCGCAGACGAACTTGCGGACCTGCACCCGCCGGCGCTGCCCGATCCGGAACGCCCGGTCGGTGGCCTGGTCCTCGACCGCCGGGTTCCACCACCGGTCCACGTGCACCACGTGGTTGGCGGCGGTCAGGGTGAGCCCGGTGCCACCCGCCTTGAGCGACAGGACGAACAGCGGCGGCCCGTCGGCCGACTGGAAGCGCTCGACCAGGGCGTCCCGCTCGGCCTTGCCGAGCCCACCGTGCAGGAACAGCACCTCCCGGCCGAACCGCGCCGACAGGTGACCGCGCAGCATCGCGCCGAACTCCGCGTACTGGGTGAACAGCAGCGCCCGCTCCCCCGCCGCCAGCACCTCCTCCAGGATCTCGGTGAGGCGGGCCAGCTTCCCGGAGCGGCCCTCCAACGCCGAGCCGTCGCGCAGCAACTGGGCCGGGTGGTTGCAGACCTGCTTGAGCCGGGTCATGGTGGCCAGCACCAGACCGCGTCGCTCGATGCCGTCGCTTGTCTCGATCCGGGCCAGCATGTCGTCGACCACCACCCGGTACAGGGCGGCCTGCTCCGCGGTGAGGTTGCAGAGCACCTCCATCTCCAGCTTCTCCGGCAGGTCGGAGATGATCGACGAGTCGGTCTTGAGCCTGCGTAGCACGAACGGGCCGGTGATCCGGCGCAGCCGCTCGGCGGCCTCGGCGTCGCCGTGGCGCTCGATCGGCTCGGCGAACCGCTTGCGGAACGTCGCCGCCGGCCCGAGCAGCCCCGGGTTGGCGAACTGCATGATCGACCACAGGTCCGCGAGCCGGTTCTCCACAGGCGTACCGGTCACCGCCACCCGCTGCCGGGCCGGCAGCGCGCGGACCGCCTCGGCCTGCCGGGTGGAGGCGTTCTTGATCGCCTGCGCCTCGTCCACCACCACCCGGTGCCAGTCGATGCCGGCCAGGTCGACGGCGTCGCGGGCGGCCACCGAGTAGGTGGTGAGGACCAGGTCCGCGCCGTGCGCGGCAGTCGTGAACTCCGCCCCCCGCGCCCGCTCCGCCCCGTGGTGTACGTGCACCCGCAGTCCCGGAGTGAACCGGGCCGCCTCCCGCTGCCAGTTGCCGACAAGCGACATCGGACAGACCAGCAGGGTCGGCCCGGCCTCCGGCGGGTCCCCGGCGAGCAGCGCCAGCAACTGCACGGTCTTGCCCAACCCCATGTCGTCGGCGAGCACCCCGCCCAGGCCGAGTGACCGCAGGAACGTCAGCCAGGCCAGTCCCCTCCGCTGGTACGGCCGCAGCGTCCCCTGGAAACCCGGCGGCGGGTCGAGTGGGGTGAGCCGGCTCTCGACCGCACCGGCGAGCAGGTCGCCCAACGCCCCGTCGGCGGTCACCTCCAGCACCGGCAACGCCTCGGCGTCGTCGCCGTCGGCGAGCCCGAGGCGCAACAGGTCGGCGACGCTCAACTCGCCGGCCGAGCGGAGCAGACGCAGACCGGCAGCGAGCCGACCCGGGTCCAGCTCCACCCACCTGCCGCGCAGCCGTACCAGCGGGGTCTTCAGCTCGGCCAGCGCCGCCAACTCGTCGGCGGACAGCGGCTGGTCGCCGAGCGCGACCTCCCAGCGGTAGTCGACAAGCGCGTCCAACCCGACGCCGGCCTCGGTGCTCGCCACCGTGCCGGGCGCGGTCCGGCTGCGAGCGCGCAGTCGCGCGCCGAGCCGCGTCGTCGGCCGCCGCCACCAGGAGGGCAGCAGCACCCCGAAGCCGGCGGCGTGCAGCACCGGGGCGCCCTCGCTGAGGAACCGGTGCGCGCCCTCGACGTCCAGCTCCATCGCCTCGGGCGCGGCGGTGCGCAGCGCGGCGTCCAGGTCGGGCCAGAGGCGGCTGGCCCGGCCCAGCTCCGCGAGCAGGGTCTCCTGCGGGCTGGCCGTGCGGTCGGCGAGACCGTCGAGCGTTCGCGCCCGCCAGACCTCCCCGGCGTCGATGTGCAGGCCCGGCTCGTCGGCCGCCAGCAACCCGAACTCCAGCCGCCATCGCGCGCCGACGGCAGGCGCCTCCTCGACGAGGCCGACCTCCGCCAACCCGGCCGCGTCGCCCGGTAGCGGGCGGGTGACCAGGATCGGCTCGGTGATCTCGTCGGGGGCCGGCTCCACCAGGCGGAAGCTGGCCCGGACAGCGCCGCCGGCCGCGTCCCGCTGCCAGTCGTCCAGCTCGGCGCGGAGGATGTCCAGTGCCGCCTGGTCGACAGTGAAGTCGCGGCGAGGGCCGGCGAGCGCGGCCAGCCAGGCGGGCGCGGGCCCACCCGGGCGCACCCCGCGGGCCAGCGTCGTGGTCGCGAGGGCCGCCCGGCCGGCGGCGTCGGTGAGCGCGTCGAGCGCGTCCGCGACCAGCGCGGCAGCCGTCACCTCGGACCCGTCGGACCCCGCGCTGCTCGGCCCGGTCGGAGTCGTGGCGGCACCCCGGACGGCGGGGACAACACCGGCTGCGGGCACAGCAGCGCTGGCGGTGGGTGCGGTGGTGGGCATTGCGGCGGCGCGGGCGGCGGGCGGTAGGGCCAGTGCCAACGATCGCGCCCAGCCGGCGTCGGTGCCGGTCAGCAGTGGACGCCAGACCGCCCGCGCAGTCACCTGGGCTGCCCGGTCCGCCGCCGCCGGTCCGGTGGGGTGGATCGGCGTGCTGACGCCGGGGAGGACGCGGCCCCGGGCCACCAGGTCGGCGGCGAAGTCGGCAAGCTCGGCGAGATGCCGCAACGTCGCCCCGGGCACCGCCGGGAGGTCGTCCAGGGCGCGCAGGAGAGGTAGGGCGTCGTCTGGGGCGTACACCAGGGTGGGCACCCGCCACGCGGCGAGCGTGAGCCGGCCGCGGGCCGGAGGTGCGACGGTGGTCCGGATCAGCTCGGGTGAGTCCGTCGGCGTGCCCGCCCGGGTGGGCAGGGTGAGCAGTGCGGTGGCCGGGCGGGCCGGTTCGGCGGCGTCGGCGAGGGCCGCGACCAGGTCGGCGTGCCCGGCGGCGAAGGGGTGCGGGCGTTCCCGGGGTGGCCGGCCCGAGCGGGCGGCGGGGGGCGGCGCGGCGCTGTCCTCGGCCCAGACGGCGAGGCCGGCGGTCGAGCCAGAGTCGGGCAACCACAGCCCGTGGATGACCAGCACCTACTCCCCCTCGTCGCCGCCCGCGCCCAGGATAGGCGGCCTCGCTTGGCGACCGTCAGCACCCACGGCACGACACCCACGACCCGGCGGCTGATCGACTCCATATCGGCGATGTGGGGCTGTCCGAGCATCCGGATGCCACCACATCGGCGACCTGGGTGTGGATCAAAGCAGGCCCGGGAGGGTCGCCTCGGCGTCGGACAGGCCACGCAGCTTGCGCAGCACCACGGCACGGTGGAAGTCGAGGAACGAGTCCAGCACGGCGCGCTCGTCACCGACGCGCGCGAGCACCGGGCCGAGCGTCGGATCGATGGTCTGCTCCGCCATTCGCCGACCCTAGCGACGCCGGGGTCCGCACGCTGCCCCGCATCCCGCTGCGAGGCGCGCTCGCGACAGGCAGGATGGGCGCATGGCTTCATCCGTGCAGATCCTCCTCGTCGGCGGCGCGGCGGACGGGCAGACCGTGACCGTCGAGCTGGACACCAACGGCCGCCCGCCGCTCACCCACCACCACCTCGGGTCCGGTGGGCTGGCCGAGGCGCAGATCTACGAGTTGGAGTCCGCCCGCGAGGAGAGCCGCGAGTGGCGCTACCGGTGGACCGGCCCGGCGGTGTGACAGTGGGTCACGCCCGGGTCAGGGTCTGACTGCGCAGCCGGTCCAGCACGCCACGTGTGACCTCCGAGGTGCCCCGGGCCTGCTCGCAGACCTCGGCGACCCGGCGGGCCGTGGCCTCGGCGCGTTCCGCGCGTTCGTCCCACAGCCTGTCGACCTCGGCCAGCAGCGGCCCCTCCACCTCCCGCTCCACGCCGCGCAGCGCCGGCACACCGAGCCGCTGGGCCAGGTCGAAGACCTTGCCGGCGTACGGCAGCGGCAGGAACGGCGTGCCCACCATCGCCGCGAAGATCAGGAAGTGCAGGCGCATGCCGACGGCCAGGTCGAAGTGGCGCATCAGCCCGAGCACCTGCTCCGGCGAGTAGGTGCCGTGCAGGATCCGCCCCCGCTCGGCGGCGACCATGTGCGACAGCACCCCGTGGGCGTGCCTGATGTCGTCGCGTTCCATGGGCACGAACAGCACGTACGCGTCGATGCGGTGCACCAGGAAGTCACCGATCTGGGCGAGCAGCCGGTGGTAGCCGTCGACGTCGAGGCGTTCCGCGGCCCGTCCCGGCTCCCGCACGCTGATCCCGACCAGCCTCTTACCGGCCGGCACCCCCTCCTCGGCGAGCAGGTGCGCCGGGAATTCGGCCGGCTGCAACAGGAACGCCGGGTCGGCGGTGACCGTGATCGGGTTGAGCAGCCCCGCCTCTTCCAGGACCATCCGGGACTCCTGGTCGCGGACTGTCACCTGGGTCGCGCCGGCGAGCGTCTCCCGAACCATGCCGGTGTCGACCGCGTCGCTGAGCGGCCCGACCCCCACCGCATACGTGATGAGGGGCAGACCCCGTTCCTGGGCGACCCGGACGACCCGCAGGTAGCGGCGGGCCTCCCGGTCGTAGAGGATCCCGCCGCCGCCCAGGATGAGCAGGTCGAGCTGGGCCAGCACCAACGCCGAGTCGGTGCGGCTGACGCCCTCCCAGGGCACTGCCTCCACGTCCGGGTGGGCGCCCCGGGTGTGTTCCGGGTTGCGGGAGAAGACGATGATCCGGGCGTTCGGTTCCTGCGTGCGTAGATCGGTGAGCAGACCGGTGAGGATCGCCTCGTCGCCGAGGTTCCGGCCGCCGTACGAGCCGAGCACACCGATGGTCAGTCCGGCGCCATGCGTCATCCGTCGCTCCTCCCCAGGTGCGGTCCGCAGCGGTTTCCCGCTGGTCAGGGGAACAGTCCTGGACCGGGGCCGGGGGTGGCTCAGACCGTCGGGTCGAGGCGCTTGGCCATCTGTTGAGCGGTGACCTCGAAGCCCAGACTCCGGTAGAGCCCGATCGCCACGGCGTTCGTGCCGAAGACGTTCAACCCCAGCTCAGGCACACCGAGTCCGACAAGTTCGGCCTCGATGAGCTGGATCATCCGCCGCGCGTGCCCACGCCCCTGGTACGCCGGATGGACCTCGATGTTCAGAATCCACGCCTGCGTCGGACCGCCCGCCGTACCCACCCCGGGCAGGCCCACCCAGATCCACCCGACCTCGGTGTCGCCGACACGCGCCAACCGCAGTAGCACTCCCTCGGTGGCCGCGCCCGCCGGCAGCCCCTCCCGCAGTTGCTGCGCCGACCGCTCCCGGGCCGCCTCCGGGGTCATGCCCCGGTGCGCGACCAGATCCTCGGCGTAGCCCACCTCAAGCGGTTCCCACAGCCGGGCCAGTTCCTCTTCGGTCATCGGCGACAACGTCAACTCCACCGGGGCCTCCCCTTCGATCTCGGATCCAGCGCGTAGTGCAGCAGAACACCGCCGACGCCGCCACCGGGAATTGGGTTGTTCGTCGGTCCGGGCTGGCCGGCTTCTTCGCCGACAGCGCCCGCCGCCCGCCGCCGCCCGGCATCCCCACCGTACGGGCGTTCCAGCAGGCCCAGGCCGACGCGCCGCTGCCCTGGCTGGCCCAGCGACTCGCCTGACCCGACTCACCGCCGATATCGCTGGGCTTCGGGCCGGCCGGTCAGCGTGCGGTGGCGGCCGCCAACTCGTACGCCAGGTGCGTCAGGTCGGCCAGCCGCAGGTCGCCGTCGAGTCCCTTGAGCGCGGCGGTCATCGCGCCGGCCGCGCGCCCGGCCTGCAACCCGACCTCGGCGTCCTCGACGACAAGGCAACGCGCCGGTGACACGTCGAGCAGCGCCGCGGCCCGCAGGTAGCCCTCCGGGGCGGGCTTGCCCACGCGTACGTCCTCGACTGTGACAAGCACGGGCGCGGTGATGCCGGCGGCACCGAGCCGCGCCTGCGCCAGCCGGACATCCGCGCTTGTCACGACCGCCCAGGGCATCCCCAACCGGTTCACCGTCGACAGCAGCTCGTGGGCACCCGGGGTGGCGGTCACGTCGGACAGGTCGTCGTACTGCAACGCCAGTTGTCGGGCCGCCGCCACGGCGACCCCCGCGTCGTCGAGCGCGGGAAGGAGCCTGCGGATCGTCTGGTCGGCGGGCCTGCCGTGCGCGATCGCGAGTGCCGCCGCCGGCTCGACGGCGTACTCGGACGCCCAGCGCTCCCAGGCCCGCTCGACGGCGGCGTCGGAGTCGACAAGGGTGCCGTCCATGTCGAACAGCACCGCGTCGACGTCTGCCAGCTCCACGACCACGCTCCCCCCGTACGCTCCGTGACGAGGATAGGGCGTCACTTACCGGTGGCGGAGAACGGACCCGGCGTCATCCGTCGCGATCCAATACCTGACGCACCGCGTCGACGAACGAAAGCCGGCGATCCGTCCGTACCTCGATGGCCGCGAGCCAGCGCTCGCGATGCCCGTCACGCAGCGGCACCCCGGCGTCGCCCGGCTCGTCGGCGAGCCGGCGCTGCTCGGCGTACTCCGTCGTGAGGCTGGCCAGCAGCGGCCAACGTGGACAGTGACGTGATCAGCGCGACGGCGACGGTGTCCTGCACCCGCCCATCATGACTGCCGACCGCACCTGAGTCCGAGGAGCTGCCAAAACGGGGTCACGGTGTGTACGCGCGGTTGATACAGTCACGTCTTCCCCTTGATCAACAAAGGACGTCGCCATGACCGGGGCTGAACCTGCCGCAAGCCCGCCGCCGGACCCCACCCCGGCCTCAGATGCAACTCCAGATCCCGCTGCCGCACCGGAGACGTCGCCCGAGCGCGCGTCGACCCCGGATCAGGCACCAGCCACGGAGCTGCCACCGCAGCCGGGCTACCCGACCGGCCCGCCCGCGTGGGTTGCCGCCGAGCCGCCCACCAGCTCGAACCGCACCGCCATCGTCGCCGCCGTCGTCGGAGGCGTCGTGGTCGTCCTGCTGGTGCTGTGCCTCGGCCTGGTCAGCGGCTTCTTCCTGCTGCGCGACAGTGATACCAGCGCGTCCGGCCCGGAGGCCACCGCGCCTGCCCGCCCCCCGACGAACGCCAGCCCCTCCCCCAGCCTCTCCGAGGAACCCGTCGTGCAGGGGCCGCAGGCCAGCGCCTACCCGGC from Micromonospora lupini harbors:
- a CDS encoding DUF1800 domain-containing protein: MADQNVPPRRPRDDRGWDGRQHHTSDSYGDPTASYGYDSPHPYQGGYPAQGDPREQYGDGYAHAGQPAPAPRGPQWVGPEGLGRPAPARPAGAGLPTLDDDDEPGRKVGRRKAIVALGGTAAVVAGGAALAMTPQFRSLFGDEAAAGDATGSAVTDGTLARPSGQQPSTVRTYTEQNESYMGSRAGEALKKNAPSGGRTFSGPAAAAAATTVTVKTVLAKDPILHLARRATLGATPAVVADIKKQGIDAWIRGQLDPDKIEPSKAELKLAELPTQTLSVQQLRDQRDKLNEQGAQPEREVVDATLARQIWSKRQLFEVMVDFWNDFLHVAADFDGGEVYRTSFDKDVVRKHALGSYPEMLVAANKHPALLIYLNQKDSRKDAINENLARENLELYSVGVDGGYKEGDVRQAAMLQTGRGVDDKGQYVLRVNQHYMGKVKILGFTHANTFSIKDVNNPTAKEVAAVDAAIDKYITYIALHPSTAKYVAQSLATRFVSDTPPKSLVDRLAKAYTSNNGMIKPVLMALFSSSEFWAAVGQKVRRPMEYLVATYRILGVSPEASAKNDNGDNKRTPFAKGLRQIHDKLRELGQYPMGQPTPDGYPDVYVAWTSAGTMVNGWNEAGEIVAGYRTSFTYTAPEKLVAKPPATAGAYVDALAQRLIHQKLTAREKNLILGVAGVSATTKVDATFNGAITAVARAILASPQHHLR
- a CDS encoding DUF3040 domain-containing protein, which produces MLSKEDQRRFDQITRQLRESDPAFFARLDHRARARRGRYLMLLTIVLWASLPAMAVFAGRLAGAICAVVLVANAAIMWRFRRRWT
- a CDS encoding SWIM zinc finger family protein, with the translated sequence MSTDRFADYGRPRKVDGGLRARSARGAIGRSWWSRRFLEVLESFALGTRLTRGRSYARAGQVLRLDIAPGRVTAQVQGSRPRPYEVSIALAAFPAALWTRIEDELAGQAFFSARLLAGDLPDELEELFVAAGAPLFPAAVGELTQRCNCPDFAVPCKHLAATFYLLAEAFDADPFELLHWRGRSRADLLDRLRARRAEATGTASPPEPSVPDALPSVVDTVDVLPPVGAARALAGLAATPLAEAVDRFWAAPVPLPDRPPRLATGPDLLLRQLGPPAPAIGGPGLLERLRRAYRAFGPG
- a CDS encoding DEAD/DEAH box helicase: MLVIHGLWLPDSGSTAGLAVWAEDSAAPPPAARSGRPPRERPHPFAAGHADLVAALADAAEPARPATALLTLPTRAGTPTDSPELIRTTVAPPARGRLTLAAWRVPTLVYAPDDALPLLRALDDLPAVPGATLRHLAELADFAADLVARGRVLPGVSTPIHPTGPAAADRAAQVTARAVWRPLLTGTDAGWARSLALALPPAARAAAMPTTAPTASAAVPAAGVVPAVRGAATTPTGPSSAGSDGSEVTAAALVADALDALTDAAGRAALATTTLARGVRPGGPAPAWLAALAGPRRDFTVDQAALDILRAELDDWQRDAAGGAVRASFRLVEPAPDEITEPILVTRPLPGDAAGLAEVGLVEEAPAVGARWRLEFGLLAADEPGLHIDAGEVWRARTLDGLADRTASPQETLLAELGRASRLWPDLDAALRTAAPEAMELDVEGAHRFLSEGAPVLHAAGFGVLLPSWWRRPTTRLGARLRARSRTAPGTVASTEAGVGLDALVDYRWEVALGDQPLSADELAALAELKTPLVRLRGRWVELDPGRLAAGLRLLRSAGELSVADLLRLGLADGDDAEALPVLEVTADGALGDLLAGAVESRLTPLDPPPGFQGTLRPYQRRGLAWLTFLRSLGLGGVLADDMGLGKTVQLLALLAGDPPEAGPTLLVCPMSLVGNWQREAARFTPGLRVHVHHGAERARGAEFTTAAHGADLVLTTYSVAARDAVDLAGIDWHRVVVDEAQAIKNASTRQAEAVRALPARQRVAVTGTPVENRLADLWSIMQFANPGLLGPAATFRKRFAEPIERHGDAEAAERLRRITGPFVLRRLKTDSSIISDLPEKLEMEVLCNLTAEQAALYRVVVDDMLARIETSDGIERRGLVLATMTRLKQVCNHPAQLLRDGSALEGRSGKLARLTEILEEVLAAGERALLFTQYAEFGAMLRGHLSARFGREVLFLHGGLGKAERDALVERFQSADGPPLFVLSLKAGGTGLTLTAANHVVHVDRWWNPAVEDQATDRAFRIGQRRRVQVRKFVCAGTVEEKVAAMIADKRALAERVVGTGEQWITELSTGQLRDLFALEAGAVVE
- a CDS encoding polysaccharide pyruvyl transferase family protein; this encodes MTHGAGLTIGVLGSYGGRNLGDEAILTGLLTDLRTQEPNARIIVFSRNPEHTRGAHPDVEAVPWEGVSRTDSALVLAQLDLLILGGGGILYDREARRYLRVVRVAQERGLPLITYAVGVGPLSDAVDTGMVRETLAGATQVTVRDQESRMVLEEAGLLNPITVTADPAFLLQPAEFPAHLLAEEGVPAGKRLVGISVREPGRAAERLDVDGYHRLLAQIGDFLVHRIDAYVLFVPMERDDIRHAHGVLSHMVAAERGRILHGTYSPEQVLGLMRHFDLAVGMRLHFLIFAAMVGTPFLPLPYAGKVFDLAQRLGVPALRGVEREVEGPLLAEVDRLWDERAERAEATARRVAEVCEQARGTSEVTRGVLDRLRSQTLTRA
- a CDS encoding GNAT family N-acetyltransferase, encoding MELTLSPMTEEELARLWEPLEVGYAEDLVAHRGMTPEAARERSAQQLREGLPAGAATEGVLLRLARVGDTEVGWIWVGLPGVGTAGGPTQAWILNIEVHPAYQGRGHARRMIQLIEAELVGLGVPELGLNVFGTNAVAIGLYRSLGFEVTAQQMAKRLDPTV
- a CDS encoding HAD-IA family hydrolase is translated as MELADVDAVLFDMDGTLVDSDAAVERAWERWASEYAVEPAAALAIAHGRPADQTIRRLLPALDDAGVAVAAARQLALQYDDLSDVTATPGAHELLSTVNRLGMPWAVVTSADVRLAQARLGAAGITAPVLVTVEDVRVGKPAPEGYLRAAALLDVSPARCLVVEDAEVGLQAGRAAGAMTAALKGLDGDLRLADLTHLAYELAAATAR